In Xanthomonas theicola, a single genomic region encodes these proteins:
- the rfbD gene encoding dTDP-4-dehydrorhamnose reductase, producing the protein MRLLVFGGNGQVGHELLRALQPLGEVVATTRSGTLADGSACERADFDQPQALTALLDRLRPDRVVNAAAYTAVDRAEQEREAAFRANAQAPGVIAQWCAAHAVPLVHYSTDYVFDGQGTAPYAVDAPTSPLGVYGHSKLAGEQAIAAAGGQFLIFRTAWVYASHGGNFLRTMLRVGAQRDELKVVADQVGTPTPAALIADVTAQVLGSGTAARGIWHLTAAGQASWHAFAEAIFAQAAGLGLIERAPRVLPIPSAEYATPARRPAYSRLDTSTLQRDFGVVLPEWREGLRRVLGELAG; encoded by the coding sequence ATGAGGCTGCTGGTCTTCGGCGGCAACGGCCAGGTCGGCCACGAACTGCTGCGCGCGCTGCAGCCGCTGGGCGAGGTGGTCGCGACCACCCGCAGCGGTACGCTGGCCGACGGCAGCGCCTGCGAGCGGGCCGACTTCGACCAGCCGCAGGCATTGACGGCGCTGCTGGACCGGCTGCGTCCGGACCGGGTGGTCAACGCGGCCGCCTACACCGCGGTCGACCGCGCCGAGCAGGAGCGCGAGGCGGCATTCCGCGCCAATGCCCAGGCGCCGGGCGTGATCGCGCAGTGGTGCGCCGCGCACGCGGTGCCGCTGGTGCACTACTCGACCGACTACGTGTTCGACGGGCAGGGCACGGCGCCCTACGCGGTGGACGCGCCGACCTCGCCGCTGGGCGTGTACGGGCACAGCAAGCTGGCCGGCGAACAGGCGATCGCCGCCGCGGGCGGGCAGTTCCTGATCTTCCGCACCGCCTGGGTCTACGCCTCGCACGGCGGCAACTTCCTGCGCACGATGCTGCGCGTCGGCGCGCAGCGCGACGAGCTCAAGGTGGTGGCCGACCAGGTCGGCACGCCGACGCCGGCCGCGCTGATCGCCGACGTGACCGCGCAGGTGCTGGGCAGCGGCACCGCCGCGCGCGGCATCTGGCACCTGACCGCAGCGGGGCAGGCCAGCTGGCATGCGTTCGCCGAGGCCATCTTCGCCCAGGCCGCCGGCCTCGGGCTGATCGAGCGGGCGCCGCGCGTGCTGCCGATCCCGAGCGCCGAGTACGCGACGCCCGCCCGGCGCCCGGCCTATTCGCGGCTGGATACGTCCACGCTCCAACGCGACTTCGGCGTCGTCCTGCCGGAGTGGCGCGAGGGCCTGCGCCGCGTGCTCGGCGAACTCGCCGGCTGA
- the rfbC gene encoding dTDP-4-dehydrorhamnose 3,5-epimerase: protein MKVIETNLPGCVAIEPAVFGDERGVFFETWNAERFGAHGLPTKFVQSNVSTSVKGVLRGLHYQWPRPQGKLVSVLEGEVYDVAVDIRRGSPHFGRWAAVVLSAENKRQFWIPEGFAHGFAVLSERAVFSYLCTDVYVKEADAGVRWDDAAIGVDWPISQPLLSGKDAVAPFLADIAEERLPLYVP, encoded by the coding sequence GTGAAAGTCATTGAAACCAATCTGCCCGGCTGCGTGGCGATCGAGCCGGCGGTGTTCGGCGACGAACGCGGCGTGTTCTTCGAGACCTGGAACGCCGAGCGTTTCGGCGCCCACGGCCTGCCGACGAAATTCGTGCAGAGCAACGTGTCCACCTCGGTCAAGGGCGTGCTGCGCGGGCTGCATTACCAGTGGCCGCGGCCGCAGGGCAAGCTGGTCAGCGTGCTGGAAGGGGAGGTCTACGACGTGGCGGTGGACATCCGTCGCGGCTCGCCGCACTTCGGGCGCTGGGCGGCGGTGGTGCTGAGCGCGGAAAACAAGAGGCAGTTCTGGATCCCGGAGGGCTTCGCGCATGGTTTTGCGGTGCTGTCCGAGCGTGCGGTGTTCAGCTATCTGTGCACCGACGTGTACGTGAAGGAAGCCGACGCGGGCGTGCGTTGGGACGACGCGGCGATCGGCGTGGACTGGCCGATCAGCCAGCCGCTGCTGTCGGGCAAGGACGCGGTCGCACCGTTCCTGGCCGACATCGCCGAGGAGCGCCTGCCGCTGTACGTGCCATGA
- the rfbA gene encoding glucose-1-phosphate thymidylyltransferase RfbA encodes MTQRKGIILAGGSGTRLYPITQGVSKQLLPVYDKPMIYYPLSVLMLAGIREVLIINTPHEQALFRALLGDGSQWGMRLEYAVQPSPDGLAQAYLIGREFIDGKPSCLVLGDNIFHGHGLTETLRRADARQQGATVFGYWVNDPERYGVAEFDQTGKVIDIAEKPAQPRSNYAVTGLYFYDGQASDHAAALTPSPRGELEITDLNRLYLEAGDLHLEPLGRGYAWLDTGTHQSLHEASNFIETIQSRQGLQVCCPEEIAFGQGWIDAAQLEKLAAPLLKNDYGKYLHELAVRGIVP; translated from the coding sequence ATGACACAACGCAAGGGCATCATCCTGGCCGGTGGCTCCGGCACCCGGCTGTATCCGATCACCCAGGGCGTCAGCAAGCAGCTGCTGCCGGTGTACGACAAGCCGATGATCTACTACCCGCTCAGCGTGCTGATGCTGGCCGGCATCCGTGAGGTGCTGATCATCAACACCCCGCACGAGCAGGCTTTGTTCCGCGCGCTGCTGGGCGATGGCTCGCAGTGGGGCATGCGCCTGGAATACGCGGTGCAGCCGAGTCCGGACGGTCTGGCGCAGGCCTACCTGATCGGCCGCGAGTTCATCGACGGCAAGCCGAGCTGCCTGGTGCTGGGCGACAACATCTTTCATGGCCACGGCCTGACCGAGACCTTGCGCCGCGCCGACGCGCGACAGCAGGGCGCCACGGTGTTCGGCTACTGGGTCAACGATCCGGAACGCTACGGCGTGGCCGAGTTCGACCAGACCGGCAAGGTCATCGACATCGCCGAAAAGCCGGCCCAGCCGCGTTCCAACTATGCGGTCACCGGCCTGTACTTCTACGACGGCCAGGCCAGCGACCACGCGGCCGCATTGACGCCTTCGCCGCGCGGCGAACTGGAGATCACCGATCTCAACCGCCTTTACCTGGAGGCGGGCGACCTGCACCTGGAACCGCTGGGCCGCGGCTATGCCTGGCTGGACACCGGCACCCACCAGTCGCTGCATGAGGCCTCCAACTTCATCGAGACCATCCAGTCGCGGCAGGGGCTGCAGGTGTGCTGCCCGGAGGAGATCGCGTTCGGCCAGGGTTGGATCGATGCCGCACAGCTGGAGAAACTCGCCGCGCCGCTGTTGAAGAACGATTACGGCAAATATCTGCATGAACTGGCTGTCCGAGGAATCGTCCCGTGA
- the rfbB gene encoding dTDP-glucose 4,6-dehydratase: MATWLVTGGAGFIGGNFVLEAVSRGVRVINLDALTYAGNLNTLASLEGNPDHVFVQGDIGDRDLIAQLLRAHRPDAVLNFAAESHVDRSIDGPAAFVQTNVVGTLGLLEAVRDHWKALPEGPRAAFRFLHVSTDEVYGALGEDGKFSETTPYAPNSPYSATKAASDHLVRAFHHTYGLPVLTTNCSNNYGPYHFPEKLIPLVIAKALAGEPLPVYGDGKQVRDWLFVGDHCEAIRTVLAKGGVGETYNVGGNAEKQNIEVVQTICALLDARRPRADGKPRASQITHVADRPGHDRRYAIDASKLKNALGWEPTYSFEQGIAATVDWYLANQAWVQGVLDGSYRLERIGTAA, from the coding sequence GTGGCTACTTGGCTTGTAACCGGCGGCGCCGGGTTCATCGGCGGCAATTTCGTGCTGGAAGCGGTGTCGCGCGGCGTCCGCGTGATCAACCTGGACGCGTTGACCTACGCCGGCAACCTGAACACGCTGGCGTCGCTGGAAGGCAATCCCGACCACGTGTTCGTGCAGGGCGATATCGGCGACCGCGACCTGATCGCCCAGCTGCTGCGCGCGCATCGGCCCGACGCCGTGCTCAATTTCGCCGCCGAGAGCCATGTCGATCGCTCGATCGACGGCCCGGCCGCCTTCGTGCAGACCAACGTGGTCGGCACCCTGGGCCTGCTGGAAGCGGTGCGCGACCACTGGAAGGCGCTGCCGGAAGGCCCGCGGGCGGCGTTCCGCTTCCTGCACGTGTCCACCGACGAGGTCTACGGCGCCCTGGGCGAGGACGGCAAGTTCTCCGAAACCACGCCGTACGCGCCCAACTCGCCGTACTCGGCGACCAAGGCCGCCTCCGACCATCTGGTGCGCGCGTTCCACCACACCTACGGCCTGCCGGTGCTGACCACCAACTGCTCCAACAACTACGGCCCGTACCATTTCCCGGAAAAGCTCATTCCGCTGGTGATCGCCAAGGCCCTGGCCGGCGAGCCGCTGCCGGTCTATGGCGACGGCAAGCAGGTGCGCGACTGGCTGTTCGTCGGCGACCACTGCGAGGCCATCCGCACCGTGCTCGCCAAGGGCGGGGTGGGCGAGACCTACAACGTCGGCGGCAATGCTGAGAAGCAGAACATCGAGGTGGTGCAGACGATCTGCGCGTTGCTCGATGCGCGCCGCCCGCGCGCGGACGGCAAGCCCCGCGCCAGCCAGATCACCCATGTCGCCGACCGCCCCGGCCACGACCGTCGCTACGCCATCGACGCCTCCAAGCTGAAGAACGCGTTGGGCTGGGAGCCGACGTACAGCTTCGAGCAGGGCATCGCCGCCACGGTGGACTGGTACCTGGCCAACCAGGCCTGGGTGCAGGGCGTGCTCGACGGCAGCTATCGCCTGGAACGCATCGGCACGGCGGCATAA
- a CDS encoding electron transfer flavoprotein subunit beta/FixA family protein, producing MKILVAYKRVVDYNVRIQVKPDGSGVVTEGVKLSPNPFDEIALEEALRLRDAGIASEVVVVSLAPADAAAHLRNGLAMGANRAIHVVAEAAIQPLTAARALLKLVAQEQPDLVILGKQAIDDDANQTGQMLATLWGRPQATFAGKLVVADGKATVTREVDAGLETLEVDLPAVVTTDLRLNEPRFIKLPDIMKAKSKPLQTLAFADLDVESNDSLVTTHYAPPPKRSRGVMVKDAAELVAALKSKGLV from the coding sequence ATGAAAATCCTCGTCGCCTACAAGCGCGTGGTGGACTACAACGTCCGCATCCAGGTCAAGCCGGACGGCTCCGGCGTCGTGACCGAGGGCGTCAAGCTTTCCCCCAATCCGTTCGACGAAATCGCCCTGGAAGAAGCGCTGCGCCTGCGAGACGCCGGCATCGCCAGCGAGGTGGTGGTGGTCAGCCTGGCCCCCGCCGATGCCGCCGCGCACCTGCGCAACGGCCTGGCGATGGGCGCCAACCGCGCCATCCACGTGGTCGCCGAGGCCGCGATCCAGCCGCTGACCGCCGCGCGCGCCCTGCTCAAGCTGGTCGCGCAGGAACAGCCGGACCTGGTGATCCTGGGCAAGCAGGCGATCGACGACGACGCCAACCAGACTGGGCAGATGCTGGCCACGCTGTGGGGCCGCCCGCAGGCGACCTTCGCCGGCAAGCTGGTGGTCGCCGACGGCAAGGCCACCGTGACCCGCGAAGTCGATGCCGGGCTGGAGACGCTGGAAGTGGACTTGCCGGCCGTGGTCACCACCGACCTGCGCCTGAACGAACCGCGCTTCATCAAGCTGCCCGACATCATGAAGGCCAAGAGCAAGCCATTGCAGACCCTGGCGTTCGCCGACCTGGACGTGGAGTCCAACGACAGCCTCGTCACCACCCATTACGCCCCGCCGCCCAAGCGCAGCCGTGGGGTGATGGTCAAGGACGCCGCCGAACTGGTGGCCGCACTCAAGAGCAAGGGGTTGGTGTAA
- a CDS encoding electron transfer flavoprotein subunit alpha/FixB family protein, which produces MSKILVVAEHLNGQLNAATAKTVSAAQALSPEAIDIVVLAADPAAVAAQAAQIAGVSRVLGVADPANAHAIAQVLGPQIAQLAQGYSHVFGPSTTFGKDLMPVVAALLGVNQISDLMAVDGDYAFKRPIYAGNAIISVQAPADQTVVATVRSASWPEAGNGGNAAIESVEVAATLPTHTRFVGLAAGSSDRPDLQSAKRVVSGGRGVGSAENFRHIYSLADKLGAAVGASRAAVDAGYVPNELQVGQTGKIIAPDLYVAIGISGAIQHLTGIKDAGTIVAINKDPESPIFEIADIGLVGDLFTLLPELEAALG; this is translated from the coding sequence ATGAGCAAGATCCTCGTCGTCGCCGAACACCTGAACGGCCAGCTCAACGCGGCTACCGCCAAGACCGTCAGCGCCGCGCAGGCGCTGTCGCCGGAGGCCATCGACATCGTGGTGCTGGCCGCCGACCCGGCCGCCGTCGCCGCGCAGGCCGCGCAGATCGCCGGCGTGAGCCGCGTGCTCGGTGTCGCCGACCCGGCCAACGCACACGCCATCGCGCAGGTGCTGGGACCGCAGATCGCGCAGCTGGCGCAGGGCTACAGCCACGTGTTCGGCCCCTCCACCACCTTCGGCAAGGACCTGATGCCGGTGGTCGCCGCGCTGCTCGGGGTCAACCAGATCTCCGACCTGATGGCGGTCGATGGCGACTACGCGTTCAAGCGCCCGATCTACGCCGGCAACGCGATCATCAGCGTGCAGGCGCCCGCCGACCAGACCGTGGTCGCCACCGTGCGCAGCGCGTCGTGGCCGGAAGCGGGCAACGGCGGCAACGCCGCGATCGAATCGGTCGAGGTCGCTGCGACGCTGCCCACCCACACCCGCTTCGTCGGGCTGGCCGCGGGCAGCTCCGACCGTCCCGACCTGCAGAGCGCCAAGCGCGTGGTCTCCGGCGGCCGCGGCGTGGGTTCGGCGGAGAACTTCAGGCACATCTACAGCCTGGCCGACAAGCTCGGCGCGGCCGTGGGCGCCTCGCGCGCGGCGGTGGACGCCGGCTACGTGCCCAACGAGCTGCAGGTGGGGCAGACCGGCAAGATCATCGCCCCGGACCTGTACGTGGCCATCGGCATCTCCGGCGCGATCCAGCACCTGACCGGGATCAAGGACGCCGGCACCATCGTGGCGATCAACAAGGATCCGGAGTCGCCGATCTTCGAGATCGCCGACATCGGCCTGGTCGGCGACCTGTTCACCCTGCTGCCGGAACTGGAAGCGGCGCTGGGCTGA
- a CDS encoding lysylphosphatidylglycerol synthase transmembrane domain-containing protein: protein MTPLPPSGTDGMPLPRRRMDHLAGFVLLLCAGYVAALFWVDRGNGTFSRLGEVGHLMALATVPVSASYLFRYWRWRWLLQRYGHPVPAAAGLAGYLAGFALTATPGKAGELLRIRYFARMGVPARRTIAVFVFERACDLLVILALSLLAAPVFPTLGALAAVVLAFVGLLFGAAAWPPLLDRLTALVRWIPGRWLQRPAHFALAAALELRGCLGLRQFGQSMFAGLMAWGLTASVFVGLCLGMGLDLDPIVAFGIYPLAMLVGALSFVPGGVGTTELAIVLMLDRLGIATADAIAVAVAARLVTLWYAILVGALAMLRAEFLPREEGA from the coding sequence ATGACCCCGCTGCCGCCCTCGGGCACCGACGGCATGCCGCTGCCGCGGCGGCGCATGGACCACCTGGCCGGGTTCGTGCTGCTGCTGTGCGCAGGCTATGTGGCCGCGCTGTTCTGGGTGGACCGCGGCAACGGGACGTTCTCGCGCCTGGGCGAGGTCGGCCACCTGATGGCGCTGGCCACCGTGCCGGTCAGCGCCAGCTACCTTTTCCGGTATTGGCGCTGGCGCTGGCTGCTGCAGCGCTACGGCCATCCGGTGCCGGCCGCGGCCGGGCTGGCCGGCTACCTGGCAGGCTTCGCGCTGACCGCGACGCCCGGCAAGGCCGGCGAATTGCTGCGTATCCGCTATTTCGCCCGCATGGGCGTGCCGGCACGGCGCACCATCGCCGTGTTCGTGTTCGAGCGCGCCTGCGACCTGCTGGTGATCCTGGCGCTGTCGCTGCTGGCCGCTCCGGTATTTCCCACGCTGGGCGCGCTGGCGGCGGTGGTCCTGGCCTTCGTGGGGCTGTTGTTCGGCGCGGCGGCCTGGCCGCCGTTGCTGGATCGACTGACTGCGCTGGTGCGATGGATTCCTGGCCGCTGGCTGCAGCGCCCGGCGCATTTCGCGCTGGCCGCGGCGCTGGAACTGCGCGGCTGCCTGGGCCTGCGCCAGTTCGGGCAAAGCATGTTCGCCGGGCTGATGGCCTGGGGACTGACGGCATCGGTGTTCGTCGGCCTGTGCCTGGGCATGGGGCTGGACCTGGACCCCATCGTCGCGTTCGGCATCTACCCGCTGGCGATGCTGGTCGGCGCGCTGTCCTTCGTCCCCGGCGGCGTCGGCACCACCGAGCTGGCGATCGTGCTGATGCTCGACCGCCTCGGCATCGCCACCGCCGACGCGATCGCCGTGGCGGTGGCCGCGCGCCTGGTCACGCTGTGGTACGCCATCCTGGTCGGCGCGCTGGCGATGCTGCGGGCCGAGTTCCTGCCGCGCGAAGAGGGCGCTTGA
- a CDS encoding UbiA family prenyltransferase, translating to MDLDGTLLNSDILYESVLGLLARNPLYLFLLPLWLLRGKAALKRELASRVSLPVQTLPYNEKVLELLRTTTQRPRVLCTASDALLVTPIAEYLGLFEQVIASDGKRNLSGRNKANVLVDAFGAGNFDYAGNGNVDLHVWEKAGGAWVVNNGTALREAAAQRTTVHAHWPAPPRARAWLKALRLHQWLKNLLVFVPLLTAHRFLDPESVLQAAIALVAFGLCASGVYVLNDLLDLTPDRQHPRKRKRPFAAGRLPLLHGLFAAPALTVAGLALSLACNLEFTLVLLAYYVMTLAYSLWLKRIVMIDVVLLAALYTVRIIGGAMAIDIALSFWLLAFSMFIFLSLALLKRYTELHAMLSSGKTKASGRAYSVEDLSLLQSMGAAAGYIAVMVMALYINSPESVELYRHPKVLWLVCPVLLYWVSRVWVIAHRGDMHDDPIVFAATDRVSQVVAVLCGLFALSAI from the coding sequence GTGGATCTGGATGGCACCCTGCTGAACTCGGACATCCTCTACGAGTCGGTGCTGGGGCTGCTGGCGCGCAATCCGCTGTACCTGTTCCTGCTGCCGCTGTGGCTGCTGCGCGGCAAGGCGGCGCTGAAGCGCGAACTGGCCTCGCGCGTCTCCCTTCCGGTCCAGACCCTGCCGTACAACGAGAAAGTTCTGGAACTGCTGCGCACCACGACGCAACGCCCACGCGTGCTGTGCACCGCCTCCGACGCCCTGCTGGTGACGCCGATCGCCGAGTACCTGGGCCTGTTCGAGCAGGTGATCGCCAGCGACGGCAAACGCAATCTCTCCGGGCGCAACAAGGCCAATGTTCTGGTCGACGCGTTCGGCGCCGGCAATTTCGACTATGCCGGCAACGGCAACGTGGACCTGCATGTGTGGGAGAAGGCCGGCGGCGCCTGGGTGGTCAACAATGGCACCGCGCTGCGCGAGGCCGCCGCACAGCGCACCACGGTGCATGCGCACTGGCCCGCGCCGCCGCGCGCCCGCGCCTGGCTCAAGGCGCTGCGGCTGCACCAGTGGCTGAAGAACCTGCTGGTGTTCGTCCCCTTGCTCACCGCGCACCGCTTCCTGGATCCGGAGTCGGTGCTGCAGGCGGCGATCGCGCTGGTCGCGTTCGGGTTGTGCGCGTCCGGCGTGTACGTGCTGAACGATTTACTCGATCTCACCCCGGACCGGCAGCATCCGCGCAAGCGCAAGCGTCCGTTCGCCGCCGGTCGCCTTCCCCTGCTGCACGGCCTGTTCGCCGCGCCGGCGCTGACCGTGGCCGGGCTCGCACTGTCGCTGGCCTGCAACCTGGAATTCACCCTGGTGCTGCTGGCCTATTACGTGATGACGCTGGCGTACTCGCTGTGGCTGAAGCGGATCGTGATGATCGACGTGGTGCTGCTGGCCGCGCTGTACACGGTGCGCATCATCGGCGGCGCGATGGCGATCGACATCGCGCTGTCGTTCTGGCTGCTGGCGTTCTCGATGTTCATTTTCCTGTCGCTGGCCCTGCTCAAGCGCTACACCGAGCTGCACGCGATGCTGAGCAGCGGCAAGACCAAGGCCAGCGGGCGCGCCTATTCGGTGGAGGACCTGTCGCTGCTGCAATCGATGGGCGCCGCCGCCGGCTACATCGCGGTGATGGTGATGGCGCTGTACATCAACAGTCCCGAGAGCGTGGAGCTGTACCGCCATCCGAAAGTGCTGTGGCTGGTCTGCCCGGTGCTGCTGTACTGGGTGAGCCGGGTGTGGGTGATCGCGCACCGCGGCGACATGCACGACGACCCGATCGTGTTCGCCGCCACCGACCGGGTCAGCCAGGTGGTGGCGGTGCTGTGCGGACTGTTCGCCCTGAGCGCCATCTGA
- a CDS encoding FAD-binding oxidoreductase, with translation MAAAGQSWGRYPKARQVLLPITDRAAELPAFDGHALPRGNGRSYGDSCLNPDGTLLATRSLDRFIGFDPATGLLHCEAGITLAEIIELALPQGWFLPVTPGTRYVTVAGAIANDVHGKNHHRTGSFGHHVRAFELLRSDGTRRVCTPDDDAEGWFAATVGGLGLTGLITWAQIQLRRVASAALETENIRFGSLDEFFALSAASADSHEYSVAWIDCLASGRARGRGHFTRADHCPGLPEERPKPPGAGLPMPLTPPFSLVNQLSLRPFNALYFWRQPARRKRFVSHLLPFFYPLDGIRDWNRMYGPAGFLQYQCVLPPAASRDGIDALLAEIARSGSGSFLAVLKEFGNARSLGMLSFPRPGTTLALDFPNSGPEVFRLLERLDRIVDAAGGALYPAKDARMAATSFQRAYGRWQEFADYLDPRFSSGFWRRVTE, from the coding sequence ATGGCGGCCGCGGGGCAATCCTGGGGACGCTATCCGAAGGCGAGGCAGGTGTTGCTGCCGATCACCGACCGCGCGGCGGAACTGCCTGCGTTCGACGGCCATGCGCTGCCGCGCGGCAATGGCCGCAGCTATGGCGACAGCTGCCTGAATCCGGACGGCACCTTGCTGGCGACGCGTAGCCTGGACCGGTTCATCGGATTCGATCCGGCGACCGGCCTGCTGCATTGCGAAGCCGGGATCACCCTGGCCGAGATCATCGAGCTGGCCTTGCCGCAGGGCTGGTTCCTGCCGGTCACCCCGGGCACGCGCTACGTGACGGTGGCCGGGGCCATCGCCAACGACGTGCACGGCAAGAACCACCACCGCACCGGCAGCTTCGGCCACCATGTGCGTGCGTTCGAACTGCTGCGCAGCGACGGCACGCGCCGCGTGTGCACGCCCGACGACGATGCCGAGGGCTGGTTCGCCGCCACCGTCGGCGGCCTGGGCTTGACCGGCCTGATCACCTGGGCGCAGATCCAGTTGCGCCGGGTCGCGAGCGCCGCCCTGGAAACGGAGAACATCCGCTTCGGCTCGCTCGACGAGTTCTTCGCCTTGTCCGCGGCTTCCGCCGACAGCCACGAATACAGCGTCGCCTGGATCGACTGCCTGGCCAGCGGCCGCGCGCGCGGCCGCGGCCACTTCACCCGCGCCGACCATTGCCCGGGCCTGCCGGAAGAGCGGCCCAAGCCCCCGGGTGCGGGCCTGCCGATGCCGCTGACGCCGCCGTTCTCCCTGGTCAACCAACTGTCGCTGCGGCCGTTCAACGCGCTGTATTTCTGGCGCCAGCCTGCGCGGCGCAAGCGCTTCGTCAGCCACTTGCTGCCGTTCTTCTATCCGCTGGACGGCATCCGCGACTGGAATCGGATGTACGGCCCGGCCGGTTTCCTGCAGTACCAATGCGTGCTGCCGCCGGCCGCCTCGCGCGACGGGATCGACGCGTTGCTGGCAGAGATCGCGCGCAGCGGCAGCGGCTCGTTCCTGGCGGTGCTGAAGGAATTCGGCAACGCGCGCTCGCTCGGCATGCTGTCGTTTCCTCGCCCGGGCACCACCCTGGCGCTGGATTTCCCCAATAGCGGCCCGGAGGTGTTCCGGCTGCTCGAGCGGCTCGACCGCATCGTCGACGCGGCCGGCGGCGCTCTGTACCCTGCCAAGGATGCGCGCATGGCCGCGACCTCGTTCCAGCGCGCCTACGGCCGCTGGCAGGAATTCGCCGATTATCTCGATCCACGTTTTTCTTCCGGCTTCTGGCGCCGGGTCACGGAGTAG
- a CDS encoding SDR family oxidoreductase: MQRVLIIGATSAIAEATARRYAARGAAIHLLGRQAARLDAIAADLSVRGARSSVGVLDVNDGARHGEAFDAAWAALGGVDVVLIAHGTLPDQAACDASVELSLREFATNGTSTIALCAALAPRLAAGATLAVISSVAGDRGRASNYLYGSAKAAVSAYLSGLGQRLRPAGINVLTIKPGFVDTPMTAAFKKGALWAKPDQIAKGIVRAVDRRRAVAYLPGFWWAIMFIIKSIPEFVFRRIKL; the protein is encoded by the coding sequence ATGCAACGCGTCCTCATCATCGGTGCCACCTCGGCCATCGCCGAAGCCACTGCCCGACGCTACGCCGCACGCGGCGCGGCGATCCATCTGCTCGGCCGCCAGGCCGCGCGCCTGGACGCGATCGCGGCCGACCTGTCAGTGCGCGGCGCCAGGAGCAGCGTCGGCGTGCTCGACGTCAACGACGGCGCGCGCCACGGCGAAGCGTTCGACGCGGCATGGGCGGCCCTGGGCGGCGTGGACGTGGTCCTGATCGCCCATGGCACCCTGCCCGACCAGGCCGCGTGCGACGCCTCGGTCGAGCTGTCGCTGCGCGAGTTCGCCACCAACGGCACCTCCACGATCGCGCTGTGCGCCGCACTGGCGCCGCGCCTGGCGGCCGGTGCGACGCTGGCGGTGATCTCCTCGGTCGCCGGCGACCGCGGCCGCGCCAGCAACTACCTGTACGGCAGCGCCAAGGCTGCGGTCAGCGCCTACCTCAGCGGCCTCGGCCAGCGCCTGCGTCCGGCCGGGATCAACGTGCTGACGATCAAGCCGGGCTTCGTCGATACGCCGATGACCGCCGCCTTCAAGAAGGGTGCGTTGTGGGCGAAGCCCGACCAGATCGCCAAGGGCATCGTGCGCGCCGTCGATCGTCGTCGCGCCGTCGCCTACCTGCCGGGTTTCTGGTGGGCGATCATGTTCATCATCAAGTCCATCCCCGAATTCGTTTTCCGCAGGATCAAGCTCTGA
- a CDS encoding NAD-dependent epimerase/dehydratase family protein: MAQKNDKIVLTGAAGLVGQNLIVELKQQGYTQLVAIDKHEHNLDILRKLHPDVRTVLADLAAPGEWARAFEGARLVVQLHAQITGKTTDLFVRNNLTATEHVLAACRAAEVPYVVHISSSVVNSSAKDDYTNTKREQEEMVVASGQRHCVLRPTLMFGWFDPKHLGWLSRFMARTPVFPIPGDGRFMRQPLYERDFCRCIAKCIETEPDGAVYDIVGDTRVDYVDIIRTIKRVKKLRTLIVHIPIDFFALLLRTYSLFSSKPPFTADQLRALSAGDDFKGVDTEAVFGVRQTPFEEAIRESYTDPRYSHIVLQR, translated from the coding sequence ATGGCACAGAAGAATGACAAGATCGTCTTGACCGGCGCCGCAGGCCTGGTGGGACAGAATCTCATTGTCGAGCTGAAGCAGCAGGGCTATACCCAACTGGTAGCCATCGACAAGCATGAACACAACCTCGACATCCTGCGCAAGCTGCATCCGGACGTACGGACGGTCCTTGCCGACCTGGCGGCGCCGGGTGAATGGGCTAGAGCTTTCGAAGGCGCCCGGCTGGTGGTCCAACTACATGCACAGATCACCGGCAAGACCACCGACCTGTTCGTCCGCAACAATTTGACCGCCACCGAGCACGTACTGGCCGCCTGCAGGGCGGCAGAGGTGCCATACGTGGTGCACATCAGTTCGTCAGTGGTGAACTCTTCGGCCAAAGACGACTACACCAATACCAAACGCGAGCAGGAAGAGATGGTCGTGGCCAGTGGCCAGCGGCATTGCGTGCTTCGCCCAACCCTGATGTTCGGCTGGTTCGACCCCAAGCACCTCGGCTGGCTATCGCGCTTCATGGCTCGCACGCCGGTTTTTCCGATTCCCGGCGACGGCCGCTTCATGCGCCAACCGCTGTATGAACGCGATTTCTGCCGTTGCATCGCCAAGTGCATCGAAACCGAACCGGATGGCGCTGTGTACGACATCGTGGGCGACACCCGCGTGGACTATGTGGACATCATCCGCACCATCAAACGGGTCAAGAAGCTGCGTACGCTTATCGTGCATATCCCAATCGACTTTTTCGCGCTCCTACTGCGCACCTACTCGCTGTTCAGCAGCAAGCCCCCGTTTACTGCCGACCAGCTCAGGGCACTCAGCGCTGGCGATGACTTCAAGGGCGTCGATACCGAGGCCGTATTTGGCGTACGTCAGACACCGTTCGAGGAGGCCATTCGCGAAAGCTATACCGACCCGCGCTACAGCCACATCGTGCTGCAGCGTTGA